One segment of Panicum virgatum strain AP13 chromosome 1K, P.virgatum_v5, whole genome shotgun sequence DNA contains the following:
- the LOC120708394 gene encoding adenine phosphoribosyltransferase 2-like isoform X2, whose translation MGEEASGNAVSVVEAAKQPQPKGNGLAAAGSAAAAADPRLQGISDAIRVVPHFPKEGIMFNDITTLLLRPGVFKDAVDLFVERYRGMGIDAVAGIEARGFIFGPAIALAIGAKFIPLRKPRKLPERAGADVVECACLIGLPKFKNLYKLNGKPVYVLVESRESDK comes from the exons ATGGGTGAGGAGGCCAGCGGCAACGCCGTCAGCGTGGTGGAGGCCGCCAAGCAGCCGCAGCCCAAGGGGAACGGCCTCGCCGCTGCCGggtcggccgcggccgcggccgaccCCCGGCTGCAGGGCATCTCCGACGCCATCCGCGTCGTCCCCCACTTCCCCAAGGAAG GCATCATGTTCAACGACATCACCACGCTGCTGCTGCGCCCCGGGGTGTTCAAGGACGCCGTCGACCTCTTCGTCGAGCGCTACCGCGGCATGGGCATCGACGCCGTCGCCG GGATTGAGGCCAGGGGCTTTATATTTGGCCCGGCAATCGCATTGGCCATTGGCGCCAAGTTCATACCGCTGCGCAAGCCCAGGAAGCTCCCAG AACGTGCTGGAGCTGATGTGGTCGAGTGTGCATGCCTCATTGGGCTCCCAAAATTTAAG AATCTCTACAAGCTCAATGGAAAGCCTGTCTACGTACTGGTGGAGTCCCGTGAATCTGATAAATAA
- the LOC120708394 gene encoding adenine phosphoribosyltransferase 1-like isoform X1, which produces MGEEASGNAVSVVEAAKQPQPKGNGLAAAGSAAAAADPRLQGISDAIRVVPHFPKEGIMFNDITTLLLRPGVFKDAVDLFVERYRGMGIDAVAGIEARGFIFGPAIALAIGAKFIPLRKPRKLPGEVISEKYVLEYGTDCLEMHVGAIVPAERVIIVDDLVATGGTLCAAIRLLERAGADVVECACLIGLPKFKNLYKLNGKPVYVLVESRESDK; this is translated from the exons ATGGGTGAGGAGGCCAGCGGCAACGCCGTCAGCGTGGTGGAGGCCGCCAAGCAGCCGCAGCCCAAGGGGAACGGCCTCGCCGCTGCCGggtcggccgcggccgcggccgaccCCCGGCTGCAGGGCATCTCCGACGCCATCCGCGTCGTCCCCCACTTCCCCAAGGAAG GCATCATGTTCAACGACATCACCACGCTGCTGCTGCGCCCCGGGGTGTTCAAGGACGCCGTCGACCTCTTCGTCGAGCGCTACCGCGGCATGGGCATCGACGCCGTCGCCG GGATTGAGGCCAGGGGCTTTATATTTGGCCCGGCAATCGCATTGGCCATTGGCGCCAAGTTCATACCGCTGCGCAAGCCCAGGAAGCTCCCAG GTGAGGTGATATCCGAGAAATATGTTCTTGAGTACGGGACTGATTGTTTAGAGATGCACGTTGGAGCCATCGTGCCTGCTGAGCGTGTCATCATCGTCGATGACTTGGTTGCGACCGGTGGTACCCTTTGTGCTGCGATTAGGCTTCTTG AACGTGCTGGAGCTGATGTGGTCGAGTGTGCATGCCTCATTGGGCTCCCAAAATTTAAG AATCTCTACAAGCTCAATGGAAAGCCTGTCTACGTACTGGTGGAGTCCCGTGAATCTGATAAATAA